DNA sequence from the Penicillium psychrofluorescens genome assembly, chromosome: 3 genome:
GAAGTTAATCAAACGCTACTCCAAGTCCCAACCGACCGGATACATCTCTTTGAGCTCGGCAATGAAAATGACTATAGTGCAGCTGGTGGCTTCCGTCCACCTACCTACAACCAAGTGGACTATGTAAACGAATGGATCAACAAGACACGCCATATCCAGGTTCCAAATGTCACAGACACAGACAGCTTGCGGTTCTTTGCTCCCTCTTTCTGTTGCTATAATGTTACCGAACCACAATTCTTTTCGCCATGGACTGTCTGGAATTCAACCTATGAGTATGACCGAGATGATTGGATCGAAGAGGTTTCGCAGCATGGGTTTGTCTTTCAAAGTGCCGTAGAACTTTCAAGAGGATCCTGACTCAATGTTAGATACGTGTCTGGTGTTGGAGACAACCCTACCCTCCAAGGTAAGCTCACCGTGATTTAATTTTTTGCAACCAGAGGACCCGGTTGGAAACTAACCATGTCTTGTTTTTGGGTGTAGGAACATTGATGAACCACACAGAGATCATTATATCTCTCACGTCCCACGTCGAGCTTAATATCTTCCATCGCGAGAATGGCAGAGTTTACACGATGGGAGAGACCAACAGCATCTCAGGAGATGGATCATATGGAGTCTCTGATGTCTTTGGTTCTGCATTGTGGCTTGTCGACTACGAGCTCTATGTTGCCTCCCAGAACATCACTCGCATTCATTTCCATCAAGGCACCGGATATCGGTATGCTTCATGGCTGCCTGTCTATCACGACGGAGTTGGGCCACTGGTGAAACCCCCATACTACGGAAATATCTTCGTGGCCAGGTTTTTGGGCACTTCTGGCACACGAGTGGAGAACATCGATTTATCCAGTGACTACAACTCTGCCTATGCGGCATTTGAGAATGATCGTTTGTCGAAACTCGCACTCATCGATCTCCATGAGTGGAATCCAAGCAACGGTACAACCAGACCCACAACCGATTTTGTTGTTCCCGCCAATTCATTCAAGTCGGCGACCGTTGAGTTCCTCTCAGCGCCCGGAGCCACCTACAACACTTCAATCACTGTTGCTGACTATAGTTATGATTATGGTCTTGCTCAGGGAAACCCTGTCAAAGTTGGAAAGAGCACAATAAAGGTCGCCCCACTGAAGGGATTTTTCACCATTCCGCTTGCATATTCAGAGGCTGCTCTAGTGACGTTCTCTATGAAAGTGTGAAATGAGGCGtatcactagtaatttaccAAGTAGCCCACTCAAGTATAGCAATGACAAAACAGATGGCTTTCTGTCAACATATGGCCGTGAGCATGGCACTAGTTCGGCACGTACTGTGTGCGACCCCAAACTCGAATTTAGGTATTTCGCACGTGCTTGTTCCTAAAGAGGAAACGTAAACTCTCTAGATTGATATAGCCAAGTGGCGGAACAACCCGCGGACACTGAAGCAGAAGGACCAATTAGATATCCAAGACTCATGATCCCAGGCACGTGGGGAGTGAGATCCTAACTCTCTGAGTTTAGCCTTAAATCCTAGACCACCTGCGCAGGGCTCGCGTCCTAGCTTCCCGAGAAGAGCCGACAACACCTTCCCCACTTAGTGCTTCGGCAACGAAGTAAAGGATGCAGCTTGACTGGGGATGGGTAATCTTCGGCCCGGTTGGTCTTAGCCGTCCAGTTAGACGTGATTTCACCAGCACGTTGCCCGCTCTGCATGCTTCTTTAATTtccagaaggaagaaagCTTGGTTCGTGCCAGGAACGCCACCATTGTATCAGCTTCCGCCTTCTCCAATAGCAAGGAATCTCCTCGACATGTTCTTTCTGTGATTGCTTTGGCCGATTTGATATTACCCGCGGCAATGCAATCATGCGCCTGATGCGCAGGTACAAAACACTAGAATAAAACCGCCCTTGTTCTGAAATATGATCTTTTAATCAAAATTTTCCGATTAGCATCTCGAGTCGGCATAACGCTATTCGATCTCCTCTCCAAAATGCTGAACCTCTCTTTGTTGGCGTCTGGCTTGGTTTTGGCCTCTCTGGCCTCTGCAAACTCGAAAGCATATCCCAAGTTCGGAGAGAAGCAGTTCTCGCAGACGTTCCACGATGGATACAATCTATTGAAGTATATGAGTAGTCTCGCTCCTTACTCCGATCGTGTGTCATACGGTGTGGATAGAAACACCCCTGCCGGTTGTGAGGTCGATCAAGCCTTTCTGTTGATGCGCCATGGCGAGCGCTATCCAGATGCGGCCATGTTTGGGGACGACTATACGAAGGTGTTGAGCAAGATGAAGGCCTCGAATGTTTCTACTTGGGCTGGAGACCTTGCTTTTATGAACGAATGGACTTACTACGTCGAAGATGAGTCGATGTACTCCCAGGAGTCGACCACTGGGCCGTACGCAGGTCTTCTTGATGCCTTTTCTCGGGGTAGCGAGTATCGCCTTCGCTATGGTCACCTATGGGACGGCAAGTCTGTGGTGCCCATCTTCACCTCTGGTTACGAGCGGGTGATTGAGACTGCGCGCTACTTTGGCCAGGGCTTCTTTGGCTACAATTACTCTACTAATGCGGCGATCAACATTATTCCCGAGGCTGCGACCCAGGGTGCCGATAGCTTAACGCCATCTTGTGCTGCGGATACCAATTATGATACCTGCTACATAGAGCGCTTTTTTGCGACATTGCCGCCACTCCACGTAGCCGCAGCCCGATTCAATAAGCAAAACCCCGGGCTTAATCTTACCGCTTCGGATGTTCTGGAGTTGATGCGTATGATTCCTCTcattctttccctttcttccGACCTCATACTAATCTCCATTCCTCAATTAGAAATGGCTGCCTTTGAGCTTAATGTCCGAGCCTACACCCCATGGGCGGATGCATTCACATCGGATGAATGGGTTTCTTATGGTTACATTTTCGACCTGGCCTATTATTACTGCTTCGGGTatgtttttcttctctgaGCCTTTTCCATATTCATCACTAATCATTCCTATTGCAGACCTGGTAGCGAATACCAAATTGCTACGGGCCAAGTGTTTGCCAACGCGACTCGTGTCTTGATGGAATCTGGCCCTAAAAAATCCGGATCGATGTTCTGGAGCTTGTCAGTCGACCCGCATCCCTTCTTTTTATTTTGGGTCGAGACCCCCATATTAATAGCCACCTAGTGCCCACGATGCCAACATTACCCCCGTTGTCGCTGCTTTGGGAATTGATATTCCTGATAGCCACCTTCCTAGTGACACCGTTCAATTTCCCAGCACCTACCGTGCCGCCGATATTGTCCCAATGGGCGGTCATCTTACCTTGGAGCGCATTACTTGCAATGCCACTGCTGTGAGCAAGGCTGGCGTCTTCGTCCGTGCAGTGGTAAATGAGGCTGTCGTGCCGTGGACCTCGTGCCAGAGTGGACCCGGTTATTCGTGCCCGCTGGCTCAATACTCGACTATGATCGACAAAACCCCCAAGTTCAATGAGAAATGCGGTACCAATGCCTCATATCCCCAATACTTAGACTTCTTCTGGAACtacaacaccaccaccgaatACAACTACCAGAAAGGTCCGATTGGCTATCAGCTCACTGATACCGATGTCTGAGCATTGTTCATATTCCTATTATTTAATCCACATTATTGAAATTCCTTTCGGAGCTCCAATGCTGAAGTAAATCAGTCTTGAGATCCGGCGGTTGGCTCGCTTTGTATGGCTGTGCTAACTAACTCAGTCGGAAATTTATAGAAACATCAGGGGCCGAACTGAGAACGGGTCGAAGACAGCAAGGCGGCGCTAGACGCTTTAGGCTTAAAATCCGCATTAGATTACGTGGGATTTGCATATGCACAGAAAAGAAATTGACATCGCATTAAACGCCCAAGGAAATGATCGTTGGTATATAATCGTGTCTTTACACTCCGAAGCACTTGTTGTTAGCTGACCGCACagcctctttctcgccctcgGTCATAGCATCCGTAATCTCCCATGGCTTATCACCCAGCCCCATAGCACGCTGGCCTTCAGGGTTGAGCGACGACCAGTCCATAGCGCCCTTGAAGCCCATCTCACCGGGACTACCAGCACCAGGGAAATCCCATGGCGGAGAGTAAGAAAGCGCAGCCTGGCGCTGCTTGATAAGATAGTCGACGTTCATGTCGCACAACGGAGTGGCGGGGATATATAGCACACTGGAGTCGTTTGTACCGCGATGCTCCTTGTCCACGGAATGCAGAGAATCGCAGTGCCACGCGACAAAGTCCCCAGGCTCAACCTGCGGCACCGAGACCATCGTCGTCTCCAGATCGAGGTGCGGGTGCGTGACCGGGTTATATTCCTGGCACGCTCCCGGCACCGAGCCTGGGAAGGTAGCGTCCTGCAAAGGCTGGAGGCTCTTCGTGTCAAAGAACGGCCGCAGGATCGTGTACGCTGTGCTGTGGATGAGCATCGGGCATACATGCAGCGTGCCTTCGCCGGGCCCGGTGTCGGACATGGACAGCcagccctggaagaagcgcagCATCGAGCAGGCGCCGGCGCCGTTGTACAGATCCATCTGGGCGCTTAGGCGGTGCTTCGCGTCCCATGGGTCATACTGTTCCCAGTTGCCTTCGAGAATCTTTGTGTACACACGCGAATACTCCGGGTCTTCCCAGCGCTCCAGCGAGCCGCCGTCGATGTGCGGTCCGAGGGTGAATTCCGAGTCACCCGGGTCCCTGATACGTAGTCGATCCGCATATGAAAGCGGATTAGAGGTTGACAGCTTGCTGTAGGGGTCAGAAGAATGCCACAGATACTGCAGGAAGCGCTGTGTTTCGAGCACCTTCGGGTGTGCCCGAGCCTCGGTCTGCGATGGTGTCCAGTAGAGCTCGTACACGGCTGGCGAGTCGGGCGGAAATGCCTTGACACGCTCCTGGTTTGCAGCTACATAGTCTCGGATTCGCTGCTTGTATTCCAGGGCTTGGTCGCGGGGCAGTACATTGCGAACAACCACTGTGCCCCGgtgcttgatctccttgagtGCGGCTTCAGAGACCTTGCCGGAGACCACATCGGCATAGTCAACCGATGGAATAATCTATTAAATTTTTGTCAGTACTGGAGCAGTGCATACAATTTATCAGATCACATACGTCGCTGCCCTTCGACTTGATCTTTtcgacttcctcctccagTCTGGGAAGCAGTCTCTTCCAACTTTGTTCTAGTGCTTTTTGGTTCTTTTCAAAGAATCTCATCTTGAGGTCGCGGAATCGCGGTGGAAGAGGCTCGGGCTGGTAGTCCGCTCTTAGAGAAGGGAAGACTGAGGAAATATCACCAGCAGCCTTAGTGGTCTGCGACGCGGTCGTCGACGCCGCGCGCACGGCGGATTTGGAGAGAAGTTTGGAAGCCATATTTCAGTTTGTGATGCTCAAAATAAGACGGACAGCTTTCCCCCGCTGGCTTGTGCCTCCTGTTTATATGTGTCCGTGATCCACAGCGGCAAAGAAGTGTATGGCGGTGGCTAGGATACCGTAAATGGAAACCCATCCGACTAAGGCGGGAGACTGCGTTTCTAGGCTTAGTTTGCTACTAATGTGCGCGCTCTGATTTGCTGATAATACCCACACAGCCAGTTCGGGCGGGCCGATTTCCATTCTGGGTAATGTAGTGGGAtggctccagctccagcatgAGGTCATCCCGACCCCTCGGCCGGCTTTTTGCCGAGTTATAGAGTCGGTAAGTGAAATAGCAGAAATAATCAGCACGTCTCGAGCTCTAGGAAACTATTTAAAGAGTGCCGAGCATATGCTTGTAATACTTGGAGGCGGGGTCGATGTAGGCAAAAAAGGCAATTAAATTCTATCAAAGGTTGAGTTCTGCGATGGCAGTGCCACAAAAAGCAATGAACCCGACGGAAGAAGGGTGGTTAACCTGAAAGGGGTAATTGTGGCGAGCATTTCTCGGGGGTGATGTTCCACCGTGATGTTGATCGGGACTTGGATTGAACATGATTGCTACTTTCAGGAACCTCATAGTTGTTATACTTCATCTACTGTTTTAAGTAACTAGATCTCGGAGACCTCACCGAGTTGTCGGCTGACCTACCGTGTCGGTTAATGGAGAATCTGCGGGGCAGAGGGACTCATTCTCCAGCGGATAGTCCCACCTTGCCATAAAAGAACCACAGGCCCCAGACTGAACTGTCCTGTAGTACCTCTGAAGAAATGGCTGTCTCAGTCAACGGCAAATCTGCCCTCGTAACTGGCGCGGGCTCTGGTATGTGGCTCTCTGGACAGTACATAGTAGCAGTCTCATAGTTGCTCACTCTCCCCTAGGAATCAACCTCAGCTTTGCAAAGTTACTGCTGGAACATGGATGCAATGTCCTCATCGCAGACCTAGCCCTACGCCCGGAGGCCCAGGTGCTGGTTGACAAGCATTCACGCGGCCCATCAGCGCGAGCGGTATTCCAGAAGACCGATGTAAGGGACTGGATGCAGCTAGAGTGGATGTTTGAAGTCGCGCAGAAAGAATTCGGAGAGCTTGACATCGTGTGCCCCGGCGCCGGAGTCTACGAGCCGGTACGTTGGCCTTTCAAGCTACAAAAACCATCTACTTCGTGGACGTTTCGCTGACCATCCCGAACTATCCACAGCACTGGAGCAACTTCTGGCGCCCACCCGGCTCTTCGGCAAGCAAAGACTCGCCCGCCGGCGGCCGGTACGCGCTGATAgacatcaacatcacccaCCCCATCCGCACAACGCAGTTAGCGATTAGCCACTTCCTCCATCACCGGGACAGCGGCCGCTCAAAACACATTGTCCACATCTCTAGCATTGCCGGACAGAATCCATCATTCGCTGCCCCGGTCTACGTCGCCACCAAGCACGCGATCAACGGCCTGGTGCGGTCGTTGGCCAAACTCGACAAGCAGTTTGGAATTCGCGTTACAGCGGTGGCACCCGGAGTCATCAAGACGCCCCTGTGGACGGATCACCCAGAGAAATTGGTCATGGTTGACGATAAAGCTGACGCGTGGGTGACGCCcgaggaggtggcggaggtgatgctggcgctggtgcagCAGGATCAGGTTAGTGAGACTATTGGAGACCGGAGTGGTCGCGGGACACAGTTTGCTGTAGAGGGAGGCACGATTCTCGAGGTGTCCAAGACAGTGCGGGAGGTAAAGCCGTTCATGGACGAGGGACCAGGCGATCGGCCAGGCAATACGGCGTCGGACCACCAGgccgtggaggaggagagtaTTCAACTACTGTCGCAGAAGGGATGGGGACAGTCAAAGCTGTAGTTCAAGTATGTGGTTAGTTAATCAGTATCACGCAATGGCCAGAGACTTTGAAGGATGGGTCAGTCAGGTGATAAGGAAACGAACTCCTTatcttttctcctctctgTTCCGCCAGATCTCCCGTTCCTGCCTCTCTTGTCTGTCTCTGCTGCGCCTCCCGCTGGCTGCGGTCGCTATTATGTGGTTGATGCCCTTCGATCCATAATTAGCTGTCTTTCATAATATTTCTCTATCCTACACAAcatggaggaggaggcgaccGTCGGTATTGGCCCAGCTGGAGGGCCAAATGCCCCTTGGCGATGGTATGTAAAGATGCTGGCCTGCTTCTCAACGGGCTCGGTCACTAACTGATTCAACAGGCGTGCAAGCCGAGGAAAGCGAGTCGGTGTCGCGGGTGAAgccagctgggccagcagTGTGATCAACCTGGTCAATACCAGTGAGTTCGAGATCAGACTGAACTCCACGAGACATTTTCTAACCAACATTCCTCTATCTTCTAGTCATCGGGGCAGGCGTGCTGGCAATGCCTCTAGCAATTTCACATATGGGAATTTCCCTCGGCGTCTGCGTGATTCTGTGGTCGGGCGTTACCGCGGGGTTCGGCCTCTACCTCCAGTCGCGCTGTGCGCAGTATCTCGACCGGGGCAGTGCTTCCTTCTTCGCGCTCTCGCAGTTAACATACCCCAATGCTGCGGTCGTTTTTGACGCGGCCATTGCCATCAAATGCTTCGGAGTCGGTGTGAGCTATCTCATCATTATCGGTGATCTCATGCCGGGCGTGGTTCAGGGCTTCATAGGCGGCGATCCCGCCTACGAATTCTTGGTGGATCGTCATTTCTGGGTGACAGCTTTCATGTATGTGGTTGTCAGAGGTCTGGATTGATTATCATGCTAACTGATGGTTATTAGGTTGATTGTGATCCCACTCTCCTACCTGCGCCGATTGGATTCCTTGAAGTACACTAGCATCGCGGCCCTGGTGTCCATGGCCTATCTGGTCGTTCTGGTCGTGTACCATTTCATCAAGGGAGATACCAAGGCAGACCGGGGTCCGATCCGCGGGATTCATTGGGCTGGCCCAGTACCGGCCCTGAGCAGTCTTCCGGTCATTGTTTTTGCATTTACATGCCATCAGAATGTACGTCTGCAACATTGTTCTTTCTTCGTGCGAGTCTTCTAACCGAGCATTTTAGATGTTCTCTATTCTCAACGAAATCCGCAACAACAGCCACTTCCGCACGACCAGCGTTGTCCTCGCCAGCAttggcggtgctgccgcAACCTACATCCTCGTGGCCATCACGGGATATCTCTCTTTCGGAAACAATGTCGGTGGCAATATTGTGGGCATGTATCCGCCAGGTGTGGCCGCCACCATTGGTCGCGCCGCGATTGTGATgctcgtcgtcttctcctACCCACTTCAGTGCCACCCATGCCGAGCTTCAGTCGACGCCGTCCTCAAATGGCGCCCCCGGTCTAACGCCGCCGGTACTGAGGGCTCTCCGCACCGACATCCCCTGCTGGGCCCACGCGGGCACCGAACCCCGGAGCCGATGAGTGACCTCCGCTTCTcgatcatcaccaccaccatcctcatcctgaGCTACATCGTGGCCATGACCGTGTCCTCACTGGAAGCCGTGCTCGCGTACGTAGGCAGCACCGGCAGCACGAGCATCAGCTTTATTCTCCCGGGCTTGTTCTATTACAAGATCTCTTCCCCAGACTCGCCCGCTCACCGTTGCTTAATGAAGGGCGACGACGAACCAGTCGATGAGCTGTCTGACGAAGGCGAGGAACCGGACGATAATGGTGAGGGCTCTTTGTCCCGCTCACTGACGGGAAGCGGTCTACTCCCTCGTTCCACGCGTCACTGGCGCAAGGCACTCCTCCGCCCTCTCAGTCTGGCCCTAGCGTGTTACGGGCTTttggtcatggtggtgtgTCTCATCACGAACACGTTCTTCATCGCCTCGCATTGAGTTATAGCTCGATGCGTGTATAGTTCTGTCCCTGACAATCAGGTATTGTTGGATAATATCCATCATTTTGGATCATCTGCTTTTCTGTATACTGGCTGGGATCTTACTTTTTTTCTTGGCTGCGTTGATGGTTGACGCCATAGATGTTCTGTTTTGATTGGGCAAATCTCTCTCCTTGGCATCCTGGCGTCTGGAGCGAGTTCTTGACATTGGCGGCTTTTTTCGTTACTTTCTTCTGCATGTCTCTAATCTTCCAATTTAATGAGATTATTTTGATGTTAGCTTGATGTGCTTTCGGGTATTCAGGGGTGCATGGAAATCTATGTCCAGTTTCGTGGGGGGAGACTGTCGCAAATGACAGTTCAGCAATGCTCGTAAAGATATAGATTGATCAAGGCTAAGAGACTAAACAGTTGGGGCGAGGTGTGACTGTAATGTCATACGTGTGtaaacagaaaagaaacgCCAAAAGAGAAACCATTCTTGTCCGAGAGAAAAACCCGCTCCTCGTTCTGAACATCCATCCTCACCAAACCGCCAACCATCAACATGCTCTCCCTTTCTGTCTAGTTATTGTTCGACCCATTCAGAATGCGCAGAATAGACAGGAACAAATTCAGCACATCCAGATACAGCGAGATAGCCGccgcaatctcctcctcgacatGGTAATGCCGCATGACGAGCTGCGTGTCCACGAGGATATACCCCGAAAACACCAGTGCACCGACGACACCATACGCAATCTCAACCCCGCTGTTAAAGGGCATGAACATGGCGACGAAGCCAAAGAGAATCATGAACCACAGCGCGCCAAAGAGGTAGGGCATCCAGTTCGTGAAGTCGTACTTCGTCTGGCATGCGAAGAGGGTCAAAGCGACGAAGATACCCAGCGTCAGGACGAGGGCTTGCACGACAACCCTTGCGTCGTAGAAGGAGGTCACCACGCTGATGGAGTAGGCTTCCAGCACGGTGAATCCCGTCAGGAAGAGGAGGTTGGCCGGGTAGGACTTGCGCTTCCAGAACGTTGCTAGCATGAAGCCCAGCGCGCCGAAGATGGAGATAATCATGAGCCAGAAGTTGGACTGGATCCAGGTGCGGTAGGTGTcgttgaagaaagagatggaGCTGAGGACCGTGGTGAGGAGGATTTGCGCGGTTCTGGAGAGGTCGGTGTTAGTTGAGGTGATCGTTTTAGGGTGATCTTGTTCACAGCTCTGGGAAGTCATGGCTGGATGTTATGAGAGAGGGTATATTCTTACAAGATCGAGTACACCTTCCGCACGAACTGCATTCGGATATCAATGGTAGCCTCCGCCACCATCCCGCCGAACTATACGAGCAAAGACGCACATGTCAGCTTAATCTCCATCTACCACATCCCAAACCCAACACTCTTCAGACGAGAAGTCATACCTTGAAATCATCCGGGACATTGTCCCCTTCGCTGCGCGGTTCCGTGGCAAAGTCGTCCGTCGCCTGGTACGAAGGCGGCGCCTGGGTGTACGGGCGGTCCTCGAAAGAGTCCCGTTGTGGAGCGGGCTCGTAGCGGGTATTCGCTGCCATGGTTGTTTGCAGGCCGTCTGGTATCTGATCGATGAGCGGTAGGGTGGGAACAGAATGGAtgaggggggggggaagtTGATGGGGCGAGGCTGACGGGAAGTAAAGCAGAGGCAACGATGATGAGGTGCGGATGACTAGCTGGTTTGGGCCATGTGACGTGCATCACGTGGTTCTCCTCCACACTCGATAAGATAACAGATGTATACATTTTGTTCTGTTCTGTTCTGGTCTGGAGTAACAGAATTGTGGTTGGGGGCAATATTTATTTGAATTAATTAAGTAATCTATGTGTATGAGCTCCCCAATCTCAGAGACGAAACAACGGCACCGCAAATGATGGACCAGTGCTACTCAGCAGTAGAACGTTGATCATGATGGGTATCATCCGCGGTAAGCCCCGAATCTTCATCAGTCATGGCATCTAgttcctcgtcttcatcacTAGTATCATCCCCGTCCCGAATCAAGTCACGGGGCGCCATGGAATTACTCGAGTAGTAAGTTGGAAGACGGCGTCGCTGGAAGTCCTGAGCGTGCGCAGAGGCGAGGGCCGTACCGACACGGACAATACCCGCCGAGGGTTGCCGGTGACGTGCTCGAAgactcggcctcgaggaCGCGCTGTGCTCGACGTCGTCCGGGGGCAAGAGTGGCGTGGCGGGCATAGGCTGTTCCCGGAGCTGCATATCCTCAGGAgactcgccgccgtcgacggCTGGGGTGGCTCTGACAAATGCAGAGGCCTCGTATGGAAGGGGCACATCTCGCGAGGCGCGGAAAAGAAGCACATTCGTGCAATGCTCGTTCTCGACACGGAAGACGGACCAGATGCCACGGCGGCAGACTTCCGTGAAAGAGACCACGAAGCTGAGCACGGCGGAGTGCTGGATTTCATTCGCGAAAATGGCGTAGAAGATCCAGTTGAAGCGGATGACCACATCGGCCACCATGGCTGCGTAGTAGATCCACGCCTTGCGAAAGGCGAGAACCTCACGGAGCAATGGGTGCTTGGAGTACGGGTTGCCCAAACTCCAGTC
Encoded proteins:
- a CDS encoding uncharacterized protein (ID:PFLUO_005486-T1.cds;~source:funannotate), with amino-acid sequence MAANTRYEPAPQRDSFEDRPYTQAPPSYQATDDFATEPRSEGDNVPDDFKFGGMVAEATIDIRMQFVRKVYSILTAQILLTTVLSSISFFNDTYRTWIQSNFWLMIISIFGALGFMLATFWKRKSYPANLLFLTGFTVLEAYSISVVTSFYDARVVVQALVLTLGIFVALTLFACQTKYDFTNWMPYLFGALWFMILFGFVAMFMPFNSGVEIAYGVVGALVFSGYILVDTQLVMRHYHVEEEIAAAISLYLDVLNLFLSILRILNGSNNN
- a CDS encoding uncharacterized protein (ID:PFLUO_005484-T1.cds;~source:funannotate), whose product is MAVSVNGKSALVTGAGSGINLSFAKLLLEHGCNVLIADLALRPEAQVLVDKHSRGPSARAVFQKTDVRDWMQLEWMFEVAQKEFGELDIVCPGAGVYEPHWSNFWRPPGSSASKDSPAGGRYALIDINITHPIRTTQLAISHFLHHRDSGRSKHIVHISSIAGQNPSFAAPVYVATKHAINGLVRSLAKLDKQFGIRVTAVAPGVIKTPLWTDHPEKLVMVDDKADAWVTPEEVAEVMLALVQQDQVSETIGDRSGRGTQFAVEGGTILEVSKTVREVKPFMDEGPGDRPGNTASDHQAVEEESIQLLSQKGWGQSKL
- a CDS encoding uncharacterized protein (ID:PFLUO_005485-T1.cds;~source:funannotate), which gives rise to MEEEATVGIGPAGGPNAPWRWRASRGKRVGVAGEASWASSVINLVNTIIGAGVLAMPLAISHMGISLGVCVILWSGVTAGFGLYLQSRCAQYLDRGSASFFALSQLTYPNAAVVFDAAIAIKCFGVGVSYLIIIGDLMPGVVQGFIGGDPAYEFLVDRHFWVTAFMLIVIPLSYLRRLDSLKYTSIAALVSMAYLVVLVVYHFIKGDTKADRGPIRGIHWAGPVPALSSLPVIVFAFTCHQNMFSILNEIRNNSHFRTTSVVLASIGGAAATYILVAITGYLSFGNNVGGNIVGMYPPGVAATIGRAAIVMLVVFSYPLQCHPCRASVDAVLKWRPRSNAAGTEGSPHRHPLLGPRGHRTPEPMSDLRFSIITTTILILSYIVAMTVSSLEAVLAYVGSTGSTSISFILPGLFYYKISSPDSPAHRCLMKGDDEPVDELSDEGEEPDDNGEGSLSRSLTGSGLLPRSTRHWRKALLRPLSLALACYGLLVMVVCLITNTFFIASH
- a CDS encoding uncharacterized protein (ID:PFLUO_005483-T1.cds;~source:funannotate), translated to MASKLLSKSAVRAASTTASQTTKAAGDISSVFPSLRADYQPEPLPPRFRDLKMRFFEKNQKALEQSWKRLLPRLEEEVEKIKSKGSDIIPSVDYADVVSGKVSEAALKEIKHRGTVVVRNVLPRDQALEYKQRIRDYVAANQERVKAFPPDSPAVYELYWTPSQTEARAHPKVLETQRFLQYLWHSSDPYSKLSTSNPLSYADRLRIRDPGDSEFTLGPHIDGGSLERWEDPEYSRVYTKILEGNWEQYDPWDAKHRLSAQMDLYNGAGACSMLRFFQGWLSMSDTGPGEGTLHVCPMLIHSTAYTILRPFFDTKSLQPLQDATFPGSVPGACQEYNPVTHPHLDLETTMVSVPQVEPGDFVAWHCDSLHSVDKEHRGTNDSSVLYIPATPLCDMNVDYLIKQRQAALSYSPPWDFPGAGSPGEMGFKGAMDWSSLNPEGQRAMGLGDKPWEITDAMTEGEKEAVRSANNKCFGV
- a CDS encoding uncharacterized protein (ID:PFLUO_005481-T1.cds;~source:funannotate) gives rise to the protein MLLGNRSSPNKLTNVVLSNLRQFTNEDQILRIGGLTQDQTTYDPNLKEAIFNYWPPGDTADQPVNSTIGPAFWESFNAVEGVSYIFGLNFYKNDSTWLYNLQSEVNQTLLQVPTDRIHLFELGNENDYSAAGGFRPPTYNQVDYVNEWINKTRHIQVPNVTDTDSLRFFAPSFCCYNVTEPQFFSPWTVWNSTYEYDRDDWIEEVSQHGYVSGVGDNPTLQGTLMNHTEIIISLTSHVELNIFHRENGRVYTMGETNSISGDGSYGVSDVFGSALWLVDYELYVASQNITRIHFHQGTGYRYASWLPVYHDGVGPLVKPPYYGNIFVARFLGTSGTRVENIDLSSDYNSAYAAFENDRLSKLALIDLHEWNPSNGTTRPTTDFVVPANSFKSATVEFLSAPGATYNTSITVADYSYDYGLAQGNPVKVGKSTIKVAPLKGFFTIPLAYSEAALVTFSMKV
- a CDS encoding uncharacterized protein (ID:PFLUO_005482-T1.cds;~source:funannotate) codes for the protein MLNLSLLASGLVLASLASANSKAYPKFGEKQFSQTFHDGYNLLKYMSSLAPYSDRVSYGVDRNTPAGCEVDQAFLLMRHGERYPDAAMFGDDYTKVLSKMKASNVSTWAGDLAFMNEWTYYVEDESMYSQESTTGPYAGLLDAFSRGSEYRLRYGHLWDGKSVVPIFTSGYERVIETARYFGQGFFGYNYSTNAAINIIPEAATQGADSLTPSCAADTNYDTCYIERFFATLPPLHVAAARFNKQNPGLNLTASDVLELMQMAAFELNVRAYTPWADAFTSDEWVSYGYIFDLAYYYCFGPGSEYQIATGQVFANATRVLMESGPKKSGSMFWSFAHDANITPVVAALGIDIPDSHLPSDTVQFPSTYRAADIVPMGGHLTLERITCNATAVSKAGVFVRAVVNEAVVPWTSCQSGPGYSCPLAQYSTMIDKTPKFNEKCGTNASYPQYLDFFWNYNTTTEYNYQKGPIGYQLTDTDV